CGGGGAATCTTCAGCTTCACACCCGGGCCGATCGGAGTATCGAGGTTTACCTGATTCATGATAGCGATATCAAGATCGCTGAAACCGCGGGGGAGGGGACTGGGCAGAAACGTGCTGAATGCCCCGCTGCGTGTCGTTGTGGTGATGTCGATGCGGGTTGGCTGGACATTGATTTTTTTCTGATCCGTCAGGGCCTTGAAGCCGCCAAAGGTGGTCTGGAAGGCCGGCGCATACGTGTCATAGTCCGCCGCCGCGGC
This genomic window from Rhodothermales bacterium contains:
- a CDS encoding peptidase M48 — its product is AAAADYDTYAPAFQTTFGGFKALTDQKKINVQPTRIDITTTTRSGAFSTFLPSPLPRGFSDLDIAIMNQVNLDTPIGPGVKLKIPR